In Equus quagga isolate Etosha38 chromosome 14, UCLA_HA_Equagga_1.0, whole genome shotgun sequence, one DNA window encodes the following:
- the TPGS1 gene encoding tubulin polyglutamylase complex subunit 1, whose protein sequence is MAALPVPLPSAKMAAVEKRRPAVAPAASFPDSGRPVVSRAAATAESEEDFLRQVGVTEMLRAALLKVLEARPEEPIAFLAHYFENMGLRSPGNGGAGEPPGQLLLQQQRLGRALWHLRLAHHSQRSAFNNNVGVAYECLSASGRKKRPGLDGRTYSELLRRVCRDGEAPEEAVAPLLRKIQCRDHEAVPLGVFRAGTLACFVLLEFVARAGALYRLLAEPGLAVADRRLGQAVLDTLEGALQAGDAAAPARYLEAGSRLGPDSLALAMDRARGARRPGAPMTREEFLGKAAALFIAKVKPVG, encoded by the exons ATGGCGGCGCTTCCGGTCCCGCTGCCCTCAGCGAAGATGGCGGCAGTGGAGAAGCGGCGGCCGGCGGTGGCCCCGGCGGCCAGTTTCCCGGACAGCGGCCGGCCGGTGGTGTCCCGGGCGGCGGCAACGGCCGAGAGCGAGGAAGACTTCCTGCGGCAGGTCGGCGTGACGGAGATGCTGCGCGCGGCTCTGCTGAAGGTGCTGGAGGCGCGGCCCGAGGAGCCGATCGCCTTCCTGGCGCACTACTTCGAGAACATGGGCCTGCGCTCGCCGGGCAACGGCGGCGCCGGGGAGCCCCCGGGCCAGCTCCTGCTGCAGCAGCAGCGCCTGGGCCGCGCGCTGTGGCACCTCCGCCTGGCTCACCACTCTCAGAG GTCGGCCTTCAACAACAACGTCGGCGTGGCCTACGAGTGCCTGAGCGCCAGCGGGCGCAAGAAGCGGCCGGGGCTGGACGGGCGCACCTACAGCGAGCTGCTGCGGCGCGTGTGCCGCGACGGGGAGGCGCCCGAGGAGGCGGTGGCGCCGCTGCTGCGCAAGATCCAGTGCCGCGACCACGAGGCCGTGCCGCTCGGCGTCTTCCGCGCCGGCACGCTCGCCTGCTTCGTGCTGCTCGAGTTCGTGGCGCGCGCCGGCGCGCTCTACCGCCTGCTGGCCGAGCCGGGCCTGGCCGTGGCCGACCGGCGCCTGGGCCAGGCCGTGCTGGACACTCTGGAGGGCGCCCTGCAGGCCGGCGACGCCGCCGCGCCCGCGCGCTACCTGGAGGCCGGCTCGCGCCTGGGGCCCGACAGCCTGGCGCTCGCCATGGACCGTGCGCGGGGGGCCCGGCGGCCCGGCGCCCCCATGACCCGCGAGGAGTTCCTGGGGAAGGCGGCCGCCCTCTTCATCGCCAAGGTCAAGCCGGTGGGCTGA
- the MADCAM1 gene encoding mucosal addressin cell adhesion molecule 1: protein MEWGLGLLLPLFLGLLRRGRGALEVEPPEPVVAVEVGGSQQLTCRVACADPGAASVQWRGLDTSLGAVQSGAGSSVLSVRNASLAAAGIRVCVGSCGNSNFQRTVELLVFSFPDQLTVFPVALVAGRDQEVTCTAHNVSPARRDDQNTVSFSLLLGDRELEGAQAQDPELEEESQDGEDSLFQVTQRWLLPLLGTSPPPALQCQATMRLPGLERSHRQPIPVLHSLTSREPPVMTSPEATPQQGSTRSPGSPDPTSPRPTSPGPTSGNSSARTCRPEIHQSPAPGGLELLCEAACSPGVAVRWIQAPGGLEAYDRREAGAQAWLSMLWAECTPEGWFQCRLDPGGQMASLYLVPQICSPVPSATVWTGSVVLALLLLVVLTYRLWKCCRQTTGPTSSSGPPALPGPD from the exons ATGGAGTGGGGCCTcggcctcctgctgcccctcttCTTGGGGCTGCTGCGGCGCGGCCGCG GTGCCCTGGAGGTGGAGCCGCCCGAGCCCGTGGTGGCGGTGGAAGTGGGTGGGTCGCAGCAGCTGACCTGCCGCGTGGCCTGCGCGGACCCCGGGGCGGCCTCGGTGCAGTGGCGCGGCCTGGACACCAGCCTGGGCGCCGTGCAGTCGGGCGCGGGCAGCAGCGTCCTCTCCGTGCGCAATGCCTCGCTGGCGGCGGCGGGGATCCGCGTGTGCGTGGGCTCCTGCGGGAACTCCAACTTCCAGCGGACCGTGGAACTGCTGGTGTTCT CCTTCCCGGACCAGCTGACGGTCTTCCCAGTGGCCCTGGTGGCCGGGCGGGACCAGGAGGTGACCTGCACAGCCCACAACGTCTCGCCTGCCAGGCGAGACGACCAGAACACCGtctccttctccctgctcctgggGGACCGGGAGCTGGAGGGGGCGCAGGCCCAGGACCCGGAACTGGAGGAGGAGTCCCAGGACGGCGAGGACTCGCTGTTCCAAGTGACACAGCGctggctgctgcccctgctggggaCCTCCCCCCCGCCCGCCCTCCAATGCCAGGCCACCATGAGGCTGCCCGGCTTGGAGCGGAGCCACCGCCAGCCCATTCCAG TCCTGCACAGCCTGACCTCCCGGGAGCCCCCTGTCATGACCTCCCCAGAGGCAACGCCCCAGCAGGGCTCCACCCGCAGCCCTGGGAGTCCAGACCCCACGAGTCCTCGCCCCACCAGTCCAGGCCCCACCTCTGGGAACAGCTCCGCCAGGACCTGCCGCCCTGAGATCCACCAGTCGCCTGCGCCAGGGGGCCTGGAGCTGCTGTGTGAGGCGGCCTGCAGCCCTGGTGTGGCCGTGCGCTGGATCCAAGCCCCTGGTGGTCTGGAGGCCTACGATAGGCGGGAGGCCGGAGCCCAGGCTTGGCTGAGCATGCTGTGGGCCGAGTGCACCCCCGAGGGGTGGTTCCAGTGTCGCCTGGACCCCGGGGGCCAGATGGCCAGCCTGTACCTGGTCCCGCAAATCT GCTCCCCAGTGCCGTCCGCGACCGTGTGGACGGGCAGCGTGGTGCtggcgctgctgctgctggtggtccTCACCTATCGCCTGTGGAAATGCTGCCGACAGACCACGGGGCCCACCAGCTCCTCTgggccccctgccctgcctggacCTGACTGA